One stretch of Anolis carolinensis isolate JA03-04 chromosome 3, rAnoCar3.1.pri, whole genome shotgun sequence DNA includes these proteins:
- the qtrt2 gene encoding queuine tRNA-ribosyltransferase accessory subunit 2 isoform X2 yields the protein MTASKFMTIQQVIQPDWFQCLSDGDTIAGEISKKRAKKSVDRSLSFLDECLQLQEELPGLQKSLIIGVIEGGDVLEERLRSAKETAKRPVAGFILDGFQGSAMTKETKLQLLSSVTAELPEEKPRLIHGIGRPDEVLECVERGVDIFDSCFPYQVTERGCALFFNYNYQPDPETEVIQENGQTDVRKEDDEKSENVTPSGPQEMTHFEICLKEKRYQDDFGPLVKGCSCYCCQNHSCAYIHHLLVTNELLAGVLLMTHNFQHYFGFFCSIRDALKENKLDQLKKSVNSQAL from the exons ATGACGGCATCAAAGTTCATGACCATCCAGCAAGTTATCCAGCCTGACTGGTTCCAGTGTCTCTCAGATGGAGACACTATTGCTGGAGAAATCTCCAAGAAGAGAGCCAAGAAGTCTGTAGATCGCTCTCTGTCCTTTTTGGACGAATGTCTACAACTGCAAGAGGAATTGCCA GGCTTGCAGAAGAGCTTGATAATTGGAGTTATTGAAGGTGGGGATGTATTGGAGGAGAGGCTGAGGTCAGCAAAAGAGACTGCCAAGAGACCTGTGGCTGGCTTTATTTTGGATGGCTTTCAAGGAAGTGCCATGACCAAAGAAACCAAGCTGCAACTCTTGTCCTCGGTTACAGCAGAGCTGCCAGAAGAAAAACCAAG ACTTATCCACGGAATTGGAAGGCCAGATGAGGTGCTGGAGTGTGTTGAGAGAGGAGTGGATATTTTTGATAGTTGTTTTCCTTACCAGGTGACAGAACGAGGCTGTGCCTTGTTCTTCAACTATAACTATCAGCCCGATCCTGAAACAGAAG TCATTCAAGAAAACGGACAAACAGATGTTCGGAAGGAAGATGATGAAAAATCTGAAAATGTGACACCCAGCGGACCACAAGAAATGACTCATTTTGAAATATGTTTGAAAGAAAAAAG GTACCAGGATGATTTTGGTCCTTTAGTGAAAGGCTGTTCCTGTTACTGCTGTCAGAATCACAGCTGTGCCTACATCCATCACCTCCTCGTGACCAATGAGTTGTTAGCTGGTGTCTTGCTTATGACACATAACTTTCAGCACTATTTTGGCTTTTTCTGTTCTATCCGTGATGCTCTCAAAGAGAATAAGTTGGACCAGCTGAAAAAATCTGTCAACAGCCAAGCACTTTGA